A stretch of the Uranotaenia lowii strain MFRU-FL chromosome 3, ASM2978415v1, whole genome shotgun sequence genome encodes the following:
- the LOC129755367 gene encoding uncharacterized protein LOC129755367 yields MVSRIVTCFVLALSISAKCCAGSSKHECADGSALLTSNRLYPAPSQAKLSNEEIVTILADSNNVSTDKASSVQIYEWYYSINDELLLLSPVHRMLPEPWHTVVAVLSTIFASTLFGVIVALILFKCKHMNR; encoded by the exons ATGGTGAGCAGGATAGTAACGTG TTTCGTTCTAGCTTTGAGTATTAGCGCCAAGTGTTGTGCAGGATCTTCTAAGCATGAATGTGCTGACGGAAGTGCACTTCTGACCTCAAATCGGCTTTATCCAGCCCCGTCGCAGGCCAAGTTGAGCAATGAGGAAATAGTTACCATTCTGGCCGATAGCAATAATGTTTCAACCGATAAAGCATCATCGGTGCAAATTTATGAGTGGTATTATTCCATCAATGATGAGCTTTTGCTGCTGTCCCCGGTGCACCGGATGCTTCCGGAACCGTGGCACACCGTTGTGGCAGTGCTGAGTACGATTTTTGCCAGTACCCTGTTCGGGGTGATTGTGGCTCTGATATTGTTTAAGTGCAAACATATGAACCGATAG